The genomic stretch CGGATGACGAGCGCGCCGCCGTTGAACGCGGGGCGCGCCACGCCCGGCAGGTTCTGCACCACCTTGAGCGTGTCACCCTGCGTGCCCGGTACGCGCTGGACCTCGGCCACCTGCAGGCTGGTCTGCGTGACCTCCTTCTTCTCGCGCTCGCTGCGCACCACCGTCTCGTAGGGGCTGAAGTAGCGCCGCTGCAGGTAGTACTTCGCGCGCGTCTCCTGCCCCGCGCTCACCGTCTCCTTCGTGGTGAAGCGCTGGTGCGCGCTGCTCACCGCCACCACCTCCACCTCGCCCACCGGCACGTCGCGGAACGCGAAGCGCCCCTCGGCGTCCGTGCTGGTGCTGCGCTCGAGCCCGGGCAGCCCCACCTCCACGTTCGCCAGGGTGCGGCGCGTGCCGCGCTCGAACACCTGGCCGCTCAGGTTCACCGGCCCCTCCTGCTTCGCGCTGCTGCTCGCGGGCGCCTCGGCCGGGGGCACCTCGCGCCAGACGAACTGGTACGCGTAGGTGATGCGCACCGGCGCGGGCACGCCGTCGACCTCTGCCGGGCTGAACTGGAACTGGCGCACCGCGGCCACCGCGGCCTCGTCGAAGCCGTGGCCCGCGGGCTCGAGCACCTGCACGTCCGTGACGGCGCCCGTCTCGGAGATGTCCACCTGCAGCTGCACCGTGCCCGAGAGCTGCTGCTGCAGCGCCTCCGGGGGGTACGCGGCCTCCACCTGGCGCACGATCGCCGGTGGCTTGGTGAGCACGCCCTGTGCGGGCGGCGACGTGCCGCCATCCGCCTGCGCAGGGGGCGGCGTCTGGGCGGCAGCGTGGGAAGTCCAGAGGAGCAGCAAGAGGGCGAGAGCTCTCATTCAGGAGCACTGCCTAGTCTGCTTTTGCGCGGGATGCGAGTCCGCGCACGCCCCCGATGCGCCTACAGCGGGTTGCGCTCCAGCCACGCGGCGAAGAGCGCATCCGCGAAGGGCTTGCCCGCGATGAATGCATCCTCGCGCACCTGGCCCGTCACGTAGGTGCCCTGCCCCGGCACGTAGGTGATGAGCAGGTCCTCGCCCTTGCGCACGTCGCGCAGCGCGCCGATGAACTGCTCGAGCCCCGCCTTCATCTCGGGCGACTGCATCGACGACGCGGTGCCCAGCGTGGAGCGGATGTTCTCCACCAGCTGCTCGCGGCGCAGGTTGCGCTTGAGCGTGATGTGCAGCCGCTTCGCGCAGGGCTTGGAGAGCGCCTCCTGCGTCGTGCGCGGGTCCGCCTCCATGTAGAGGCCCCACACGAACACGTCGAACCAGAGCTTCTCCTTGAGCGCGGCGCGCCGCAGCCGCAGCTCGCGGCCCTCGACCTGCACCGTCTCGGCGAGCTCCACGTTCGCGACCACCCGTGCGTCCGACACGCTGCTCCACAGCGCGGCCGCCGCCACCACCATCCTCCCCGTCACCCGCATGGCCTCGCCCATTCGACCCTCCCGTTGCTGGCACCCGGAGCTGTGCATGATCCGTGCGCAGACCGGCGGGCACCCTCTCTTCCCACCAGTGGACATCTCAAGCCCACGTCGCGACGGGAGCGGGCGCGCCCAGGCCCCGCACGCGCGCCGGCAAGGACGATCCCGACGGGCGCCCGCAGCCTGAAAAATTGACAGGAGGGGCGCGGATCAGCCGCGTGTGAGCAGCCCCTCGAGCAGCGCGGCCGGGAGCCTGTTCACCGCGCCGTACTTCTGGGCGTACATCGCCCGCACCAGCGCCTCCGGCTCGAACGATTCGACCGGATGGGCGGTGGCCGCGCGGTACAGCAGCCGCATCGGCAGTGGCCCGGCGCCCGCGGCGAGGGGCGGCTGCAGGTACGCGGTGGGCAGCGGCTGCGCGCCCGCGCGGGTGAAGAAGCGCAGGCGCCGCTCACGCACCGCACGCTCGGCCGCGTCCGGCGCCGTCTCGGGCGGGTCCACCTCCCAGACCAGCCCGCGCGCCACCCGCCCCTGCGCGGCGAGCGCTGCGGCCCCCTCGCGCCACGCGGCCTCCAGCAGCGCGCCTCCCCTCCCCTGCCCCCGCACGCCTGGTGCGAGCGCGAGGTAGACGAGGAACACCACATCCGGGTCCTGCAGCAGGTGCAGCACCGCGAGCCCCTGCGTGACGCCGCCCTCGCGCGCGGCGAGGGCGCGCCCCACGCCCAGGCGGAGTGAGCGCAGGATGACCTCGGGCGGCTCGCGCTCCGAGGCGGGGAAGGCCTGGGCGTAGAGCGTCCAGAGGGCAGCGTCCTGCGCGAGCTCATCGGGCGACAGCGAGAGGAGCGTCATCCCTCACCCTCTCCCAGGGGGAGAGGGGACAGGGGCACGGCGGGCCGCCCGGTGCTCGCTGATGGGGCTGCTGCACTTTGGCTGTATGCGCTCGGAACCATCCTCACCCTCGCGTGCGTTGCTCGACGGGCTCTGCTGCGCAGCCCTGCCCTACCACGGCGATGCCCGGGAGCTCGGCCCGCTGCTCGAGGCCATCGGAGATGCGCGCTTCGTGCTCCTGGGTGAGGCGACCCACGGCACGCACGAGTTCTACCGCACGCGCGCCCAGCTCACGCAGCGCCTGCTCGCCGAGCGGGGCTTCGACGCGGTCGCGGTGGAGGCCGACTGGCCGGACGCGCTCTGCCTCAACGACTACGTGCGCGGCCGCGAGGCTCCGGACGACAGCCCGGACGAGGCGCTCGCGACCTTCACCCGCTTCCCCCGCTGGATGTGGCGCAACGAGGAGGTGCGCGAGCTGCTCGCGTGGATGCGCGCGGAGGCCCGGCACGCGGGCTTCTACGGGCTGGACCTCTACAGCCTGCACGCCTCCATCCGCGCCGTCGTCTCCTACCTCGAGAAGCACGACCCGGCGGCCGCGGCCCGGGCCCGCGCGCGCTACTCCTGCTTCGAGCAGTACGGGCACGACCCGCACGAGTACGCCGAGGCCGCGGGCTACGGCCTCACCTCCAGCTGCGAGCAGGCGGTGGTGCATCAGCTGCTCGAGCTGCAGCAGCGCGTGCCCCCGCACGGCGACCCGGACTCGCACTTCCACGCCGAGCAGAACGCGCACCTCGCGAAGAACGCCGAGGCGTACGCGCGCGCGATGTTCGCGGGGCGCCACGCCTCGTGGAACCTGCGCGACACGCACATGGCGGACACGCTGGACCGGCTCGCCGAGCACCTGGAGCGCCGCAACGGCCACCCGGCGCGCATCGTCGT from Aggregicoccus sp. 17bor-14 encodes the following:
- a CDS encoding erythromycin esterase family protein is translated as MLDGLCCAALPYHGDARELGPLLEAIGDARFVLLGEATHGTHEFYRTRAQLTQRLLAERGFDAVAVEADWPDALCLNDYVRGREAPDDSPDEALATFTRFPRWMWRNEEVRELLAWMRAEARHAGFYGLDLYSLHASIRAVVSYLEKHDPAAAARARARYSCFEQYGHDPHEYAEAAGYGLTSSCEQAVVHQLLELQQRVPPHGDPDSHFHAEQNAHLAKNAEAYARAMFAGRHASWNLRDTHMADTLDRLAEHLERRNGHPARIVVWAHNSHLGDARATGMGDEGELNLGQLVRQRHGREAFNLGFTTFSGTVLAAREWDSPGLVRTVRPGLADSYEALFHQAGTHAGMPNFLLRMQDLGEAASGALRERRLERAIGVVYAPATERWSHYFEAELPAQFDAVMHFDESHALRALDADAGRSEDEVPETFPSGL
- a CDS encoding chalcone isomerase family protein; protein product: MGEAMRVTGRMVVAAAALWSSVSDARVVANVELAETVQVEGRELRLRRAALKEKLWFDVFVWGLYMEADPRTTQEALSKPCAKRLHITLKRNLRREQLVENIRSTLGTASSMQSPEMKAGLEQFIGALRDVRKGEDLLITYVPGQGTYVTGQVREDAFIAGKPFADALFAAWLERNPL
- a CDS encoding GNAT family N-acetyltransferase, giving the protein MTLLSLSPDELAQDAALWTLYAQAFPASEREPPEVILRSLRLGVGRALAAREGGVTQGLAVLHLLQDPDVVFLVYLALAPGVRGQGRGGALLEAAWREGAAALAAQGRVARGLVWEVDPPETAPDAAERAVRERRLRFFTRAGAQPLPTAYLQPPLAAGAGPLPMRLLYRAATAHPVESFEPEALVRAMYAQKYGAVNRLPAALLEGLLTRG